In the genome of Fulvivirga maritima, one region contains:
- a CDS encoding IS110 family transposase — MKKMRANAAGIDIGAKHIFISVENKDVRVFETFTESFREASCYLLSEGIQTVAMEATGVYWIILYEILESAGLDVWLVDGRQTRQVPGRKTDVKDCQWIQQLHSHGLLNRCFVPDAQVKEVRAYQRLREDHLRTASMHVNHMQKSLIEMNIRLKEVLSQIHGASGLAIIEAILAGERDAQKLLSLCHSSIREKKASQVIKALSGYYTESGLFALGQAYSGYKFYKQQILACDQKLEEVMKRFNNYDSDMESKNEIDSVKDRKPVRHNKPDIDHLGGHLLKIFSGKDATCLPGITDYTWLQLYSEIGMELCKWPSEKHFTSWLGLSPGQHQSGKKNKTRNRKYRPKAGQIFRQIAQSLIESKKIALGAFGRRLKSKRGPGIATKATARKLAVLYWRLMVKGLDYTERGIKAYEEKMQLHRERWLVKTAKELGYELEQIPI; from the coding sequence ATGAAAAAGATGAGAGCAAATGCTGCAGGCATAGATATAGGAGCCAAGCACATTTTCATATCCGTAGAAAACAAGGATGTTCGTGTTTTTGAGACTTTCACTGAAAGTTTTCGAGAGGCATCGTGCTATTTATTATCAGAGGGGATCCAGACAGTGGCTATGGAAGCTACGGGTGTTTACTGGATTATTCTTTATGAGATTCTTGAATCAGCAGGTTTGGATGTCTGGTTAGTAGATGGGCGTCAGACGAGACAAGTACCAGGTCGAAAGACTGATGTAAAGGACTGTCAATGGATTCAGCAACTCCATAGTCATGGTTTATTGAATCGCTGTTTTGTTCCCGATGCACAAGTGAAGGAAGTTCGTGCTTACCAGCGCTTGAGAGAAGATCATCTGAGAACAGCCTCTATGCATGTAAATCATATGCAAAAGTCACTAATAGAGATGAACATTCGACTCAAAGAAGTGCTCAGTCAGATACATGGCGCCAGTGGTCTGGCGATCATAGAAGCCATCCTGGCAGGGGAACGTGATGCCCAAAAGCTCTTATCCCTGTGCCATAGCAGTATTAGAGAAAAGAAAGCCTCTCAAGTCATCAAGGCACTTTCAGGCTATTATACCGAGTCAGGGTTATTTGCTTTGGGACAGGCATACAGTGGTTACAAATTTTATAAACAACAAATACTGGCATGTGACCAAAAACTGGAAGAAGTCATGAAGCGGTTCAATAACTACGATTCAGATATGGAAAGCAAAAATGAAATAGATTCTGTTAAAGATCGAAAACCTGTTAGACATAATAAACCTGATATAGACCACTTAGGAGGACACCTGCTGAAAATCTTTTCAGGCAAAGATGCTACGTGTTTGCCGGGTATTACCGATTATACCTGGCTACAATTATATTCTGAAATAGGCATGGAACTTTGTAAGTGGCCCAGTGAGAAACACTTCACTTCATGGCTAGGATTATCTCCAGGTCAACACCAGTCTGGCAAGAAAAATAAAACCAGAAACAGAAAGTACAGGCCAAAGGCAGGACAAATATTCAGACAAATAGCCCAAAGTTTAATAGAAAGCAAAAAGATAGCACTGGGAGCTTTTGGGCGTAGATTGAAGAGCAAAAGAGGTCCAGGCATAGCCACTAAAGCTACAGCCCGAAAACTGGCCGTACTCTACTGGCGGCTTATGGTAAAAGGGCTTGATTACACAGAACGGGGCATCAAAGCATATGAAGAAAAAATGCAGCTCCATAGAGAAAGATGGCTAGTAAAAACAGCTAAAGAATTAGGTTATGAGCTTGAACAAATACCTATTTAG
- a CDS encoding GNAT family N-acetyltransferase, producing the protein MEIRIEQASVEEIIAISKNIPEFKDPYQLADYQNRLKGIKHLLLKAMVNDQAVGFKIGYDLGHHIFYSWFGAVLPNYRQYGVAKKLAETQEEWAKNNNFHFIRVKTRNHFKPMLIFALKSGFSIIDIEKKEKTEEHRILLEKALI; encoded by the coding sequence TTGGAAATACGGATAGAGCAAGCCTCTGTAGAAGAGATTATTGCTATCTCAAAAAATATTCCCGAATTCAAAGACCCTTACCAGCTTGCTGATTATCAAAACCGTTTAAAAGGAATAAAGCACTTGTTATTAAAAGCTATGGTTAATGACCAGGCTGTAGGCTTTAAAATAGGTTATGATCTTGGCCATCATATTTTCTATTCTTGGTTTGGCGCTGTACTCCCTAACTACCGACAGTATGGCGTAGCCAAAAAGCTGGCCGAAACACAAGAAGAATGGGCAAAAAACAACAATTTCCATTTTATTAGAGTCAAAACCAGAAATCATTTCAAACCAATGCTCATCTTTGCGCTTAAAAGCGGCTTTTCTATCATTGATATTGAGAAAAAGGAAAAAACAGAAGAGCATCGCATATTATTGGAAAAAGCACTTATATGA
- a CDS encoding DMT family transporter, whose protein sequence is MSNTKDFLKLHFIVLIWGFTAILGLLISINSVEIVFYRTLMASVTLWVMLKLRKRNLNIGKAAILKVTGTGLIIAAHWILFFAAARVSTASVCLAGAATCSLWTSFIEPLFNRRKVKGFEVGLGLIVILGLYVIFQFEFNHALGLFMGIMAAMLAAVFSVINGKFSKEHNQFVITFYEMAGACIGSLLFFPLYKYFFLQGEELQLIPQGMDWFYLIILSLICTVYAFSASVELMRRISAFMVNLTINLEPVYGILLAVIVFGDKEKMEPGFYIGTGIILLAVLLYPLLNKIFKRKPLEVDNLR, encoded by the coding sequence ATGTCTAACACTAAAGATTTTCTAAAGCTCCATTTTATTGTTTTAATATGGGGCTTTACTGCTATTTTAGGGCTTCTGATTTCTATTAATTCAGTAGAAATAGTGTTTTACCGAACGCTCATGGCCAGTGTTACTCTTTGGGTAATGCTTAAACTAAGAAAGCGCAATTTAAATATTGGTAAGGCGGCTATACTCAAAGTGACCGGTACAGGATTGATCATCGCCGCTCATTGGATCTTGTTCTTTGCCGCAGCCCGTGTATCTACGGCTTCAGTGTGTCTGGCAGGAGCAGCCACCTGTTCTTTATGGACCAGCTTTATAGAGCCGCTATTTAATAGAAGAAAGGTAAAAGGCTTTGAAGTGGGGCTTGGGCTAATTGTAATACTAGGATTGTATGTTATTTTTCAATTTGAATTTAATCATGCTCTGGGCCTTTTTATGGGGATTATGGCGGCTATGTTGGCAGCAGTCTTTTCAGTGATTAATGGTAAGTTTTCTAAAGAGCACAATCAGTTTGTAATTACTTTTTATGAAATGGCAGGAGCTTGTATTGGCTCGCTGTTATTTTTTCCTTTGTATAAATACTTCTTCCTGCAGGGAGAAGAGCTTCAGCTAATACCACAAGGCATGGATTGGTTCTACCTGATCATTTTATCTTTAATATGTACTGTCTATGCTTTTTCGGCTTCAGTAGAGCTTATGAGGCGCATCTCAGCCTTCATGGTAAACCTTACCATTAACCTTGAGCCTGTCTATGGTATTTTGCTGGCTGTGATTGTTTTTGGTGATAAGGAGAAAATGGAACCTGGCTTTTACATAGGCACCGGAATTATACTTTTAGCAGTACTTTTGTATCCTCTACTTAATAAAATCTTTAAAAGAAAGCCATTGGAGGTAGATAACCTCAGGTAG
- a CDS encoding enoyl-ACP reductase FabI, translating into MGNNILKGKKGIIFGALDENSIAWKTALKAKEEGAEFVLTNAPIALRMGVINKLAEECGAEVIPADATSIEDLTNLFEKSMEVLGGKLDFVLHSIGMSPNVRKGKPYGDLNYDWFLKTLDISGLSFHKVLQTAEKTEAMNEWGSILALSYIAAQRTFPDYSDMAQAKAVLESIARSYGYRFAKNGNVRVNTISQSPTMTTAGSGVTGFDVFYDYADKMSPLGNASGDDCANYILMMFSDYTRMVTMQNLMHDGGFSNSGITEDIVAALSK; encoded by the coding sequence ATGGGTAATAACATACTTAAAGGTAAAAAGGGAATTATTTTTGGAGCACTTGATGAGAACTCAATTGCCTGGAAAACCGCACTAAAAGCTAAAGAAGAGGGTGCTGAGTTTGTTTTAACCAATGCTCCTATAGCATTGAGAATGGGAGTGATAAACAAACTTGCAGAAGAATGTGGTGCTGAAGTGATCCCTGCTGATGCTACATCCATAGAAGATTTAACCAACCTTTTTGAGAAATCAATGGAGGTATTAGGTGGAAAACTAGACTTTGTCCTCCATTCTATTGGTATGAGCCCCAACGTTAGAAAAGGCAAACCATACGGAGACCTTAATTATGACTGGTTTCTAAAAACGCTAGACATCTCAGGTCTTTCGTTTCATAAAGTATTGCAAACCGCTGAAAAAACAGAAGCTATGAACGAGTGGGGTTCAATATTAGCCCTTTCTTATATAGCCGCTCAACGTACTTTCCCTGACTATTCTGATATGGCTCAGGCTAAGGCTGTACTAGAATCTATCGCCAGAAGCTACGGTTATAGATTTGCTAAAAATGGAAATGTAAGAGTAAATACTATCTCTCAGTCTCCTACCATGACTACTGCTGGTAGTGGTGTTACGGGCTTTGATGTATTTTACGATTATGCCGATAAAATGTCGCCATTGGGTAATGCTAGTGGTGATGACTGTGCTAACTACATATTAATGATGTTCTCAGACTATACACGTATGGTCACTATGCAAAACCTTATGCATGACGGTGGATTCTCTAATTCAGGAATCACTGAAGATATAGTAGCTGCACTTAGCAAATAA
- a CDS encoding LptF/LptG family permease gives MKLIDRYILKKFLGSFLFTVFIIVAIIVVIDVTEKTDKYSEAQLSTMQVIGYYMDFIPWIANFITPLTVFIATVFVTARLAGHTEIIAILSSGVSFKRMLVPYLIGSILIALVSFVLTGWIIPNSNKSRVAFEIEYLKSKFFFDKTNYHIQVAPNTYLYMRNYNNQSNTGYNFTLEKVEGTELTEKLSASRIKWDDKKNKWTLSNWELMTLDGAKEELSDGRTMDTTLAIHPSEFENDYRSYDAMTINELDEHIAKLRMRGASNVEVFEVEKYTRFTSPFAVLILTFMGVIVSSKKTRGGAGFQIALGFFLSFVYILFFIMSKSIAEAGGLPPALSVWFPNILFGGISLLMYKYVPR, from the coding sequence GTGAAATTAATCGACCGTTACATTCTTAAGAAGTTTTTAGGTTCATTTCTATTTACTGTTTTTATTATAGTGGCCATTATAGTGGTAATAGATGTAACAGAGAAAACGGATAAGTACTCTGAGGCTCAGTTATCTACCATGCAGGTCATAGGTTATTACATGGATTTTATTCCATGGATAGCTAATTTCATTACACCACTAACGGTGTTTATAGCCACTGTATTTGTAACGGCGCGTTTGGCTGGGCATACAGAGATAATTGCTATTCTGAGTAGCGGTGTATCTTTCAAGAGAATGCTGGTACCTTACCTGATAGGTTCAATACTTATTGCTTTAGTGAGTTTTGTGCTTACTGGCTGGATTATTCCGAACTCTAACAAGTCCAGAGTAGCTTTTGAGATAGAATACCTTAAGAGTAAATTCTTCTTTGATAAAACTAACTATCATATTCAGGTAGCCCCCAATACTTACCTCTACATGAGAAATTATAACAACCAGTCTAACACAGGCTATAATTTCACGCTGGAGAAGGTAGAAGGCACTGAGTTAACAGAAAAATTGTCAGCCTCTCGAATTAAATGGGACGACAAGAAAAATAAATGGACCCTCAGTAACTGGGAGTTGATGACTCTTGACGGCGCTAAAGAAGAACTCTCTGATGGCCGAACTATGGATACCACACTGGCTATACACCCTAGTGAATTTGAAAATGACTACAGGAGCTATGACGCCATGACCATTAATGAACTTGATGAGCATATTGCGAAATTAAGAATGCGCGGTGCCAGTAATGTGGAAGTATTTGAGGTGGAGAAGTATACAAGGTTTACTTCGCCTTTTGCTGTGCTTATTCTTACGTTTATGGGGGTGATAGTTTCATCTAAGAAAACCCGTGGAGGTGCTGGCTTCCAAATAGCACTCGGTTTCTTCCTTTCTTTTGTTTATATTCTATTCTTTATCATGAGTAAAAGTATAGCCGAAGCAGGTGGACTGCCTCCTGCTTTATCCGTATGGTTTCCTAATATCTTGTTTGGAGGTATTTCCTTGCTCATGTATAAGTATGTACCGAGATAA
- a CDS encoding glycosyltransferase, with translation MCAHNEEENLKRLLPLLYEQNHPDFEIIIVDDRSYDGSYDFLLEEAAKNSKLKIVKVNEKPENFNGKKYALTLGIKAAKKENIILTDADCTPASNDWLAQMSSQLVSPKVINLGFSYYEQQKGLLNAFIRFDTLWTAIQYLGMAIMGKPYMGVGRNLAYTKALFIDNKGFTGHIKVMGGDDDLFVNQHANKTNTAITLGEDTVVYSKPKTSWKLFFRQKTRHLAVGKHYKSGNKFILGLFSLSHIFFWLILGVQTGMQVELYIVMGSFFIKTLLLYLTFIIACKKLGVRFNLWGLIFLDIIFVFYYSIIGLKALFTKRVRWI, from the coding sequence GTGTGTGCTCATAATGAAGAAGAAAATTTAAAACGATTACTACCTCTTCTCTATGAGCAGAATCATCCAGATTTCGAAATTATTATAGTAGATGATCGTTCTTATGATGGTAGCTATGATTTTTTACTTGAAGAAGCAGCAAAGAACAGCAAGCTGAAAATAGTGAAAGTAAACGAAAAGCCTGAAAACTTTAATGGCAAAAAATATGCACTCACACTCGGAATAAAAGCAGCTAAAAAAGAAAATATTATACTTACTGATGCTGATTGCACCCCCGCCAGCAATGACTGGTTGGCACAGATGTCTTCTCAGTTAGTATCTCCTAAAGTAATTAACCTGGGTTTCTCTTATTACGAGCAGCAAAAAGGCCTGTTAAATGCATTTATCCGTTTTGATACCCTTTGGACGGCCATTCAATACCTGGGTATGGCCATTATGGGCAAACCTTATATGGGAGTAGGCCGCAATTTGGCTTACACCAAAGCACTTTTTATTGACAACAAAGGCTTTACCGGGCATATAAAAGTAATGGGTGGTGATGATGATCTCTTCGTTAATCAGCATGCTAATAAAACTAACACCGCTATTACACTTGGTGAAGATACCGTAGTGTATTCAAAACCAAAGACCTCTTGGAAGCTGTTTTTCAGACAGAAAACACGTCATTTAGCTGTCGGTAAACACTATAAATCTGGAAATAAGTTTATTTTAGGACTATTTTCATTAAGTCATATCTTTTTTTGGTTAATTTTAGGAGTTCAAACGGGCATGCAGGTTGAACTTTACATAGTAATGGGCAGTTTTTTTATCAAAACCCTGTTGCTTTATCTCACGTTTATTATTGCATGCAAAAAATTAGGGGTCAGGTTTAACCTATGGGGCCTAATCTTCCTTGATATAATTTTTGTGTTTTACTATAGTATTATTGGCTTAAAGGCATTATTTACAAAGCGGGTGAGATGGATTTAA
- the tgt gene encoding tRNA guanosine(34) transglycosylase Tgt: MKFKLEANDTGSKARAGVVTTDHGEIQTPIFMPVGTAGSVKAVHQRELKEDIKAQIILGNTYHLYLRPGLDIIEKAGGLHKFNGWDRPILTDSGGYQVYSLADTRKIKEEGVTFQSHIDGSRHNFTPEYVMDIQRTIGADIMMAFDECTPYPCEYDYAKNSMHMTHRWLKRCCDHFDRTEGKYGYDQTLFPIVQGSVYKDLRVQSAEMIASFGREGNAIGGLSVGEPAEMMYEMTDLVCDILPKDRPRYLMGVGTPANILECIALGIDMFDCVMPTRNARNGMLFTSEGIINIKNKKWEDDFSPIDPNMGGYVDTFYSKAYLRHLIMSKEILGAQIASIHNLSFYLWLVGEAREQIKQGTFADWKNRMVSKVSQRL; the protein is encoded by the coding sequence ATGAAGTTTAAGTTAGAAGCAAACGATACAGGCAGTAAAGCCAGAGCAGGAGTAGTTACTACCGATCATGGAGAGATACAGACTCCTATATTTATGCCCGTAGGTACGGCCGGTTCAGTGAAAGCGGTTCACCAGCGAGAGCTCAAAGAAGATATTAAAGCTCAGATTATTCTGGGTAATACCTATCATCTGTATCTGAGGCCCGGGCTTGATATTATAGAGAAGGCCGGAGGGTTACATAAATTTAACGGATGGGACAGGCCAATACTTACCGATAGTGGAGGCTATCAGGTATATTCTCTGGCAGATACTCGCAAGATAAAAGAAGAAGGTGTTACTTTTCAATCTCATATAGATGGATCAAGGCATAACTTCACTCCTGAGTATGTTATGGACATCCAAAGAACTATCGGTGCAGATATAATGATGGCCTTTGATGAATGTACTCCTTACCCTTGTGAGTACGACTATGCTAAGAATTCTATGCATATGACTCACCGCTGGCTTAAGCGCTGCTGCGATCATTTTGACAGAACAGAAGGTAAATATGGCTATGATCAAACTCTTTTCCCTATTGTTCAGGGCAGTGTTTATAAAGACTTAAGAGTACAGTCGGCAGAGATGATAGCTTCATTTGGTAGAGAAGGTAATGCCATAGGTGGTCTTTCTGTAGGTGAGCCAGCCGAAATGATGTACGAGATGACTGATTTGGTATGTGACATACTGCCTAAAGACAGGCCCAGATATTTGATGGGAGTGGGAACGCCTGCTAACATTCTGGAGTGTATAGCTCTGGGAATTGATATGTTTGACTGTGTTATGCCTACTCGTAATGCCCGTAATGGTATGCTTTTTACTTCTGAAGGTATTATTAATATCAAGAACAAAAAGTGGGAAGATGATTTTTCTCCGATAGACCCAAATATGGGTGGTTATGTAGATACCTTTTATTCAAAAGCGTATCTTCGTCACCTGATTATGAGTAAAGAAATTTTAGGCGCGCAAATTGCTAGTATACATAATCTCAGCTTTTATCTTTGGCTGGTAGGAGAGGCCAGAGAGCAAATAAAACAAGGCACTTTTGCTGATTGGAAAAATAGAATGGTGAGTAAGGTAAGCCAAAGGCTGTAG
- the ispE gene encoding 4-(cytidine 5'-diphospho)-2-C-methyl-D-erythritol kinase, translating to MVVFPNIKINLGLNIISRREDGYHNISSVFYPLPLTDILEILPAEEFNFTSTGLPIPGNTDDNLIIKAYKLLKESYHLPAVSIHLHKIIPMGAGLGGGSADCAFTIKCLDQLFELNLSTETMEGFAAKLGSDCPFFIANKPVLVEGTGHIFSDIDLSLEGKYIVLIYPEVHVSTAQAYSKVTPKQPDTSVADIIKSKPIDQWKDVLNNDFESSVFQQFPAISKVKNELYDAGAIYASMTGSGASVFGIFDSKPTIQLNHIVWEGQL from the coding sequence ATGGTTGTATTTCCTAATATCAAAATTAATCTGGGGCTTAATATTATATCTCGTAGAGAAGATGGCTACCATAACATATCTTCGGTTTTTTACCCGCTGCCCTTGACTGATATTTTAGAGATCCTTCCTGCTGAAGAGTTTAACTTTACCAGCACAGGCCTACCTATTCCTGGCAATACTGACGACAACCTTATTATTAAGGCTTACAAACTTCTTAAAGAATCCTATCATCTACCTGCTGTAAGTATTCACTTGCATAAAATTATACCTATGGGTGCAGGTTTGGGTGGCGGTTCTGCTGACTGCGCCTTTACGATCAAGTGCCTGGATCAGCTTTTTGAGCTTAACCTATCTACTGAAACTATGGAGGGTTTTGCTGCCAAATTAGGCAGTGATTGCCCTTTCTTTATAGCAAACAAACCTGTATTAGTAGAAGGAACCGGCCATATTTTTTCAGACATTGACCTTTCTCTGGAAGGCAAATATATTGTTTTGATATACCCTGAAGTACATGTAAGCACTGCCCAAGCCTATAGCAAGGTCACTCCTAAGCAGCCTGATACTTCAGTTGCTGACATTATCAAAAGCAAACCTATAGACCAGTGGAAGGACGTTTTGAATAATGATTTTGAAAGTTCAGTATTTCAGCAATTCCCTGCCATATCTAAAGTGAAAAATGAGCTCTATGATGCAGGAGCCATATATGCCAGCATGACGGGCTCAGGAGCCAGTGTATTTGGCATATTTGACAGCAAGCCTACTATACAACTCAACCATATTGTTTGGGAAGGGCAACTTTAA
- a CDS encoding RNA polymerase sigma factor, which translates to MDLKKQFSDKALEDFKLIDQAVKDGDEQAYAKLMERYKRPVYHMILKMVRNVDDAEDLTIEAFAKAFKNLHRFKKDYTFSTWLFRIATNNAIDFIRKKRLETMSLDTSFTDDNGEAVQIDVEDHNLNPQEVAIKSQKIELIQMFVTKLPAKYQKLVRLRYFKEFSYEEIAQELDAPLGTVKAQLHRARELMYDLVKNKKEHI; encoded by the coding sequence ATGGATTTAAAAAAGCAGTTTTCGGATAAAGCATTAGAAGATTTCAAACTGATAGATCAGGCGGTGAAAGATGGTGATGAGCAGGCTTACGCTAAGCTTATGGAAAGATATAAGCGACCTGTTTATCATATGATTCTTAAGATGGTCAGAAATGTAGATGATGCCGAAGATCTTACCATTGAAGCCTTCGCCAAGGCCTTTAAAAACCTTCATCGGTTCAAAAAAGATTATACATTTAGTACCTGGCTTTTCAGGATAGCTACTAATAATGCCATAGATTTTATTCGTAAGAAAAGGCTTGAAACCATGAGTCTTGATACCTCTTTTACTGATGATAACGGTGAGGCTGTACAAATAGATGTAGAAGACCATAACCTTAACCCGCAAGAGGTGGCCATTAAAAGCCAGAAGATAGAGCTTATTCAAATGTTTGTAACTAAGCTACCTGCCAAATACCAAAAACTGGTAAGACTACGCTATTTCAAAGAATTCTCTTATGAAGAGATCGCTCAGGAACTAGATGCTCCCTTAGGCACAGTAAAAGCACAATTACACCGTGCTCGTGAGCTTATGTATGACTTAGTGAAGAACAAAAAAGAACACATCTGA
- the rsmG gene encoding 16S rRNA (guanine(527)-N(7))-methyltransferase RsmG has protein sequence MNSDIIFKYFPELTAEQKSQYEALYDLYQDWNRQINVISRKDIDELYVRHILHSLGIAKVMSFKPGTAVLDVGTGGGFPGIPLAIMFPETRFTLVDSIGKKIKVVNGVSQSIGLQNVEAFHSRAEQLADNYDFVVSRAVTRLKPFYQWVKNKFKTDSFNDLKNGILYLKGGDLSEELKEAKKKYEIYDLPNYFEEEFFETKKVVYVPVV, from the coding sequence ATGAATTCAGACATTATCTTTAAATACTTCCCTGAACTTACGGCCGAGCAAAAATCGCAGTATGAAGCATTATATGACCTCTACCAGGATTGGAACAGACAGATCAATGTGATATCCAGAAAAGATATAGATGAACTTTATGTAAGGCATATTCTGCACTCATTAGGCATAGCCAAGGTTATGAGCTTTAAACCCGGCACGGCGGTGCTAGACGTAGGAACGGGCGGTGGATTTCCTGGCATACCTCTGGCTATCATGTTTCCTGAAACCCGATTTACTCTGGTAGATAGCATTGGCAAAAAAATTAAAGTAGTTAATGGCGTAAGTCAATCTATTGGCTTACAAAACGTAGAAGCCTTTCACAGCAGAGCAGAACAGCTAGCCGACAACTATGATTTTGTAGTAAGCCGGGCTGTAACCAGACTTAAGCCCTTCTACCAATGGGTGAAAAATAAATTCAAAACAGATTCTTTCAATGATCTCAAAAATGGCATTCTCTACCTTAAAGGTGGCGACCTAAGCGAAGAGCTAAAAGAAGCCAAGAAAAAATATGAGATCTATGACCTGCCTAATTATTTTGAAGAAGAATTCTTCGAAACTAAAAAGGTGGTATATGTGCCTGTAGTGTAA